ACCCGGGCCGCTATGCGGTGGCAGGAGCAGCCGGCCGGCAAAACCGCTATCTATCCGGCCATCGCCTCGAGGTTCAGCCGTGGCGGTTTCTCTCTGTCGCGGTGCAGGAGGCGGTGATCTATGGCGGGCCGGAGACCGGGGTGAGTTTGGCCTACTGCAATCCCTTCGCTTTTTTTCATGCTGAGCAGATGAACGGCCCTGATCCTGCCAACACCATGGGCAGTGTGCAGATGGCGGTCAAGCCGGCGCGCAATTGGTTCTTTTATGCCGACCTGCTCATTGATGATCTGCAAGTGGAAAATTCCGGCCCAGGCGACCAGGAACCGGCTGAATGGGGCTATCTGCTGGGCGTAGACTGGTCGGATCCGTTTTGGCTCAGGGGGTTGGATCTGTTCGCCGAGTACACCGCCGTTGCTAATCGCACCTACAACACCGTGAACCCCTGGGAAAAATGGCAGCATCGCCGTCTTCCTCTGGGCCATTTCCTGGGCAACGACTTTACCCGGCTGTTGGCCGGGCTGTCTTATTGGCCGGTCTCTGCCTGGCAGGCCTCGATCACCTATGAACACCGGCAAAAGGGCGAGGGACGCATTGAAGCGGAATTCGATGAACCGTGGCTTGATCTTCCGAATGGTGAAAACTATTATGAACCATTTCCTTTTGGCGTCGTTGAATCTTTGGGTCTGCTGACTCTTGACCTGCGCTGGCAGCCCCGGTGGGGCGCCCGTGTGTTCGCAAACGCCTGTTACACAAGCGCGGCCAACTGGCGCCATCAGTCCGGAGCCGGACGATCTTTCTGGCAAGGCCAGGCCGGTATTTCTCTGGATCTTTATAAACCAATCAGGTTACCGTAACAGTAACCTCTTCATTCAGAAACAGGAGGGCTTATGATCAATGTGGGTGTGATCGGCGTTGGCTATTGGGGCCCCAACATCATCCGTAATTTCGACGGTTTTGAAGGGGCCAACATGATGATATGTTCGGATCTGCGGCCCGAGCGGCTGGCCTTTATCCGAAAAAAATTTCCCACCATTCAGATCACGCCTGACTATAGCGAGATCATCCATTCTTCGTCCATCGATGCAGTGGCCGTCTGCACCCCGGTGTTCACGCACCACGAGATCGCCAAAGCGGCGCTGCAAGCGGGCAAGCATGTGTTGCTGGAGAAACCGATGACCTCCACCTCGGCGCAGGCAGAGGAACTGGTGGAGCTGGCCGAAAAGAAAAAACTGACGCTGATGCTGGATCACACCTTCATCTACACCGGCGCCGTGCGATTGATTAAAAAATATCTCGATGCGGGTGAAATCGGCGATGTCTATTATTTCGACTCTGTGCGCATCAACCTCGGCCTGTTCCAACACGACGTCAACGTCATCTGGGATCTGGCGCCGCACGATATCGCTATTATGGATTTTCTCCTCAATCGCAAAGCGGAAGCGGTCGTGGCCACCGGCTCGGACCACGTCGGCCAGGGCCTGGAGGATGTGGCCTATCTGACCGTCTACTTTCCAGAGAATCTGATCGCCCACATCCATGTGAACTGGCTGTCCCCGGTCAAACTCCGCCAGACCATCATCGCCGGCTCGAAAAAGATGATTGTGTGGGACGACAATCTGCCGCAGGACAAGATCAAGATCTATGACGCCGGCATCACCGTCAACCGCTCCAAGGATGAGATCTACGACACGCTGATTCAATACCGCACCGGCGATATGTTTGCCCCCAAGGTGCCGTTGACTGAAGCATTGTCCGCCGAGGTAGCCCACTTTGTCGAGTGTATTGAAAAGGGCGTAAACCCGTTGACCAACGGTCAGGCTGGCGTGAACATGGTGCGCATCCTCGAGGCATCGGAGAAATCCATCAAAGCGCGCGGTAAGGAGATCAAGCTGTAGTTTTCGGCTTTTTAAATATTTCATAACCGTATTTTTTCCATCCTTTATAGGAGAATTTTGTGAAAGGCATCATTTTGGCCGGCGGCGCAGGCACCCGGTTGTATCCCATCACTCGGGTGGTCAGCAAGCAGCTGCTGCCGATCTATGACAAGCCGATGATCTATTATCCCCTCTCGGTGCTGATGTTGGCCGGCATCCAGGAGGTGCTGATCATTTCGACGCCGGAGGATCTTCCCCGGTTTGAGCAGCTGCTGGGCGATGGTTCGCAGTTCGGTTTAATCCTCAGCTATCAGGTGCAGGAGGCGCCGAACGGATTGGCTGAGGCGTTCATCCTTGGTGAATCTTTTATCGGAAAAGAGCCGGTCTGTCTGATCCTGGGCGATAATATTTTTTACGGCCAGCACTTTCGCGGCCTGCTGGAAGAATCGGTTCGTCATATCGAAGCGAATGGGGGAGGGCTGGTTTTCGGCTATCTGGTGCGCGATCCGGAGCGCTATGGCGTGGTCGAGTTCGATGATGCCGGCAGGGTGCTCAGCATCGAAGAAAAACCCAAGACGCCGAAAAGCAATTATGCGGTGGTGGGCTTGTACTTTTTCGACAACCGCGTGATCGAGGTGGCCAAAACGATCAAACCGTCTGCGCGCGGTGAGCTGGAAATAACCGATGTCAACCGGGTCTATCTACAAAACCAGCAATTGGCGGTGCGCTTGCTCGGCCGCGGCTTCGCCTGGCTTGACACCGGTACCTATGAAAGCCTTTTGGACGCCGCCAGCTTTGTTAAAACCATTCAGGACCGGCAGGGATTCAAGATCGCCTGTCTCGAAGAGATCGCTTTCGGCAAAGGATGGATTACCGCCGGCCAGCTGCAGGAACAGGCGCGGCTCAACCGTAAAAACGAATATGGTCAATATCTCTCCAGCCTGGCCAAAGAAAAAATAACCCCCTTTCCGGGCGGCAGATGAACAGTGCGATGTAGGGACGCCGGAGCTCACGAGAGTGAATCCTGCGCTCCATTCTGAGCCCGACCTACTTAACGCAGGAGAATGAGTATGCAATTCGTCAGTATTGCGGATTCGGTGAAATTGGGCAAAGACGTCAAGATTTTCAACTTTGTCAATTTGTACGGCTGCGAGATCGGCGACGGAACAAAGATCGGCACTTTTGTCGAAATTCAAAAGGGCGCCACCATCGGCAAGAACTGTAAAATTTCCAGCCACACCTTTATCTGTGAGGGCGTGCACATCGAGGACCATTGTTTCATTGGTCACAACGTCACCTTCATTAATGATAAATACCCCCGCGCCACGACCGGCGACGGGTCGCTGCAGACCGAGGCGGACTGGATCTGTGAGCCCACTTTTGTCAAAAGGGGCGCTTCCATCGGTTCCAGTGTTACGATCCTCTGCGGTCTGACCATCGGTGAAAACGCCATCGTCGGCGCCGGCAGTGTGGTTACCAAAGATGTTCCACCCAACTCCGTGGTGGCCGGAAATCCTGCGCGGGTACTACGTAAACTAGAGGACAAGAAATGATAAACAGACTGGCCAGAATGGGGATGGGGATGGGGTTGCTGGTCACCCGCCTGCTTTCAGCACAATCCGTGCCGACCACGACGCTTCCAGCACTCTCCGTTCCGTTCTGGCACGACCGGGTGGAACAGGTGTGTACAGTGTACACTCTGGATTGCCGGTTCTCCAGCCGCGACACCGTGCTGTTCAGCAGAAAATGCCGAGGCCTGAGCGTCGTTGCGGTGGATTCGCTGGGCCCTGCTGAACTGGCCTGCGGCATCGCCCTCGACTCGACATTTGGCGATTATGGCGTGCATGAACTGCTGGTCGTGGATCACAGCGGCAAGAAAAAGCTGGCGATGCAGCTGGAGATCCGGCTGGCGCAGATGCCGACCGTTGATTACGTCACCGTCTATCAGAGCGGCCAGATACGCCGCGATACTCTACGACTGGCGTCCAGCGGACGCACCATGGCCTCCATAACAGTCTGCGGAAAGGCCCTGCTATCGACCAGCACCATCGATTTTGACGATTCGGCGATCAAAGTGATGAACGATCCGGCCCGTCGTATGATCTACAGTCCCGACAGTCTGCGCTTCGCCCTGGAGGTGGAAGGCCGCAGCGTCGATCTAGGACCGCATACCTTTCGGCTGCAGAGTCCCTATGGCCCGGATGGATTCGGCGCCCTGGCGTTCACCAGCGATCAGGGCCCTAAAATAACCGGCGTAATGCCGACGATTCAGGCGGACAGCCGTGAGCGCAAGGTGCGGCTCAGTGGACAGAATTTTTATAAAGGACTGCGCGCCGGTCTGACGCCGGATGAAGGCAATGTATCGGTTGAAGCCATCACAGCCAATTATCTCGATCTCACGGTCTCCCTGCCTGCTCTGGATAAGGACCAACTGTATCGGCTGGTTGTCGTCAATGCCGACGGTCAGGCGGACACCTCCAATTTTTTCATCGGTCAGGCCATGCCCCTGTCCGCAGCGCGGGTGCAGCGCGTTGATGACGGGCTGTTGTTCCTTGACCGCAAAACTCGCTTGGTGATCACAGTGGATGTAACCGGCAAACGGCGTTTGTACCGC
The window above is part of the bacterium genome. Proteins encoded here:
- a CDS encoding Gfo/Idh/MocA family oxidoreductase, whose product is MINVGVIGVGYWGPNIIRNFDGFEGANMMICSDLRPERLAFIRKKFPTIQITPDYSEIIHSSSIDAVAVCTPVFTHHEIAKAALQAGKHVLLEKPMTSTSAQAEELVELAEKKKLTLMLDHTFIYTGAVRLIKKYLDAGEIGDVYYFDSVRINLGLFQHDVNVIWDLAPHDIAIMDFLLNRKAEAVVATGSDHVGQGLEDVAYLTVYFPENLIAHIHVNWLSPVKLRQTIIAGSKKMIVWDDNLPQDKIKIYDAGITVNRSKDEIYDTLIQYRTGDMFAPKVPLTEALSAEVAHFVECIEKGVNPLTNGQAGVNMVRILEASEKSIKARGKEIKL
- a CDS encoding N-acetyltransferase codes for the protein MSMQFVSIADSVKLGKDVKIFNFVNLYGCEIGDGTKIGTFVEIQKGATIGKNCKISSHTFICEGVHIEDHCFIGHNVTFINDKYPRATTGDGSLQTEADWICEPTFVKRGASIGSSVTILCGLTIGENAIVGAGSVVTKDVPPNSVVAGNPARVLRKLEDKK
- a CDS encoding capsule assembly Wzi family protein, whose protein sequence is MIKRIIFVLALWLLQAATGQTLRPTHWSDAYIRFLQTRGYLWQLSPLSRPLTAEDLQKALSNDLTSPTQASAVAYERSLYLNTCLQHEGLQTGSLLIGAQVDERYVDDRSDKYYAGVHRLHLGVQLRPWLQLYNVMVADSRLDNQPDYLGIQQNGFAGYTEQAFLRLYRDGMEFKIGRDFLRLGPGRDAALFISDRSRPLDQVMLSYRHRFFEYQFFAATLDPGRYAVAGAAGRQNRYLSGHRLEVQPWRFLSVAVQEAVIYGGPETGVSLAYCNPFAFFHAEQMNGPDPANTMGSVQMAVKPARNWFFYADLLIDDLQVENSGPGDQEPAEWGYLLGVDWSDPFWLRGLDLFAEYTAVANRTYNTVNPWEKWQHRRLPLGHFLGNDFTRLLAGLSYWPVSAWQASITYEHRQKGEGRIEAEFDEPWLDLPNGENYYEPFPFGVVESLGLLTLDLRWQPRWGARVFANACYTSAANWRHQSGAGRSFWQGQAGISLDLYKPIRLP
- the rfbA gene encoding glucose-1-phosphate thymidylyltransferase RfbA; protein product: MKGIILAGGAGTRLYPITRVVSKQLLPIYDKPMIYYPLSVLMLAGIQEVLIISTPEDLPRFEQLLGDGSQFGLILSYQVQEAPNGLAEAFILGESFIGKEPVCLILGDNIFYGQHFRGLLEESVRHIEANGGGLVFGYLVRDPERYGVVEFDDAGRVLSIEEKPKTPKSNYAVVGLYFFDNRVIEVAKTIKPSARGELEITDVNRVYLQNQQLAVRLLGRGFAWLDTGTYESLLDAASFVKTIQDRQGFKIACLEEIAFGKGWITAGQLQEQARLNRKNEYGQYLSSLAKEKITPFPGGR